One Equus quagga isolate Etosha38 chromosome 5, UCLA_HA_Equagga_1.0, whole genome shotgun sequence genomic window carries:
- the STK40 gene encoding serine/threonine-protein kinase 40 isoform X1, which translates to MKRRASDRGAGETSARAKALGSGISGNNAKRAGPFILGPRLGNSPVPSIVQCLARKDGTDDFYQLKILTLEERGDQGIESQEERQGKMLLHTEYSLLSLLHTQDGVVHHHGLFQDRTCEIVEDTESSRMVKKMKKRICLVLDCLCAHDFSDKTADLINLQHYVIKEKRLSERETVVIFYDVVRVVEALHQKNIVHRDLKLGNMVLNKRTHRITITNFCLGKHLVSEGDLLKDQRGSPAYISPDVLSGRPYRGKPSDMWALGVVLFTMLYGQFPFYDSIPQELFRKIKAAEYTIPEDGRVSENTVCLIRKLLVLDPQQRLAATDVLEALSAIIASWQSLSSLSGPLQVVPDIDDQMSHADSSQEAKVTEECSQYEFENYMRQQLLLAEEKSSIHEARSWVPKRQFGSVPPVRRLGHDAQPMNPLDAAILAQRYLRK; encoded by the exons ATGAAGCGGAGAGCATCAGACAGAGGAGCTGGGGAAACGTCAGCCAGGGCGAAGGCTCTAGGAAGTGGGATTTCCGGAAATAATGCAAAGAGAGCTGGACCGTTCATCCTGG GTCCCCGTCTGGGCAACTCACCGGTGCCAAGCATTGTGCAGTGTTTGGCTAGGAAAGATGGCACGGATGACTTCTATCAGCTGAAG ATCCTTACCCTTGAGGAGAGGGGGGACCAAGGAATAgaaagccaggaggagaggcaaGGCAAGATGCTGTTACACACCGAGTActctctgctttccctcctccaCACGCAGGATGGCGTGGTTCACCACCATGGGCTCTTTCAG GACCGCACCTGTGAGATTGTTGAGGACACAGAATCCAGCCGAATGGTTAAGAAGATGAAGAAGCGCATCTGCCTTGTCCTCGACTGCCTCTGTGCACACGACTTCAGCGACAAGACGGCCGACCTCATCAACCTGCAGCACTACGTCATCAAGGAGAAGAGGCTCAGCGAGCGGGAGACTGTAGTGATCTTCTACGACGTGGTGCGCGTGGTGGAAGCCCTGCACCAG aaaaacattGTGCACAGAGACCTGAAGCTTGGGAACATGGTGCTCAATAAGAG gaCACATCGGATAACCATCACCAACTTCTGCCTCGGGAAGCATCTCGTGAGCGAGGGGGACCTGCTGAAGGACCAGAGGGGGAGCCCCGCCTACATCAGTCCCGACGTGCTCAGTG GCCGGCCATACCGGGGCAAGCCGAGCGACATGTGGGCCCTGGGCGTGGTGCTCTTCACCATGCTCTACGGCCAGTTCCCCTTCTATGACAGCATCCCGCAGGAGCTCTTCCGCAAGATCAAGGCCGCCGAGTACACCATCCCTGA GGATGGGCGGGTTTCTGAGAACACAGTATGTCTCATCCGGAAACTGCTGGTCCTCGACCCCCAGCAGCGCCTCGCCGCCACCGACGTGCTGGAGGCCCTCAGTGCCATCATCGCATCATG GCAGTCCCTGTCGTCTCTGAGCGGGCCTTTGCAAGTGGTTCCTGACATCGACGACCAAATGAGCCATGCGGACAGCTCCCAGGAG GCCAAGGTGACAGAGGAGTGCTCCCAGTACGAGTTTGAGAACTACATGCggcagcagctgctgctggcCGAGGAGAAGAGCTCCATCCACGAGGCCCGGAGCTGGGTGCCCAAGCGGCAGTTCGGCAGCGTGCCCCCCGTGCGCCGGCTGGGCCATGACGCGCAGCCCATGAACCCCCTGGACGCAGCCATCCTGGCGCAGCGCTACCTGCGGAAATAG
- the EVA1B gene encoding protein eva-1 homolog B isoform X1 codes for MRPPDALGGQLGIRALTSSMDAPRRDMELLSNSLAAYAHIRANPESFGLYFVLGVCFGLLLTLCLLVISISCAPRPRPRGPALRPDPRSSTLEPEDDDEDEEDTVTRLGPDDTLPGPELSAEPDGPLSVNVFTSAEELERAQRLEERERILREIWRTGQPDLLGTGTLGPSPTATGTLGRMHYY; via the exons ATGCGGCCGCCGGACGCGCTGGGCGGGCAGCTGGGAATCCGGGCGCTGACG AGCAGCATGGATGCCCCCCGAAGGGACATGGAGCTGCTCAGCAACAGCCTGGCGGCCTACGCACACATCCGCG CTAACCCCGAGAGCTTTGGCCTCTACTTCGTGCTGGGCGTCTGCTTTGGCCTGCTGCTAACCCTGTGCCTACTAGTCATCAGCATCTCCTGCGCGCCCCGCCCGCGGCCCCGGGGCCCCGCTCTGCGCCCGGACCCCCGCAGCAGCACGCTGGAGCCCGAGGACGACGACGAGGACGAGGAGGACACGGTGACGCGGCTGGGCCCCGACGACACACTGCCCGGCCCGGAGCTGTCCGCAGAGCCCGACGGGCCCCTCAGCGTCAACGTCTTCACGTCGGCGGAGGAGCTGGAGCGGGCGCAGCGCCTGGAGGAGCGGGAACGGATCCTGCGGGAGATCTGGCGCACCGGGCAGCCGGACCTGCTAGGCACCGGCACGCTGGGGCCCAGCCCCACGGCCACGGGCACCCTGGGCCGCATGCACTATTACTGA
- the STK40 gene encoding serine/threonine-protein kinase 40 isoform X3 — MKRRASDRGAGETSARAKALGSGISGNNAKRAGPFILGPRLGNSPVPSIVQCLARKDGTDDFYQLKDRTCEIVEDTESSRMVKKMKKRICLVLDCLCAHDFSDKTADLINLQHYVIKEKRLSERETVVIFYDVVRVVEALHQKNIVHRDLKLGNMVLNKRTHRITITNFCLGKHLVSEGDLLKDQRGSPAYISPDVLSGRPYRGKPSDMWALGVVLFTMLYGQFPFYDSIPQELFRKIKAAEYTIPEDGRVSENTVCLIRKLLVLDPQQRLAATDVLEALSAIIASWQSLSSLSGPLQVVPDIDDQMSHADSSQEAKVTEECSQYEFENYMRQQLLLAEEKSSIHEARSWVPKRQFGSVPPVRRLGHDAQPMNPLDAAILAQRYLRK, encoded by the exons ATGAAGCGGAGAGCATCAGACAGAGGAGCTGGGGAAACGTCAGCCAGGGCGAAGGCTCTAGGAAGTGGGATTTCCGGAAATAATGCAAAGAGAGCTGGACCGTTCATCCTGG GTCCCCGTCTGGGCAACTCACCGGTGCCAAGCATTGTGCAGTGTTTGGCTAGGAAAGATGGCACGGATGACTTCTATCAGCTGAAG GACCGCACCTGTGAGATTGTTGAGGACACAGAATCCAGCCGAATGGTTAAGAAGATGAAGAAGCGCATCTGCCTTGTCCTCGACTGCCTCTGTGCACACGACTTCAGCGACAAGACGGCCGACCTCATCAACCTGCAGCACTACGTCATCAAGGAGAAGAGGCTCAGCGAGCGGGAGACTGTAGTGATCTTCTACGACGTGGTGCGCGTGGTGGAAGCCCTGCACCAG aaaaacattGTGCACAGAGACCTGAAGCTTGGGAACATGGTGCTCAATAAGAG gaCACATCGGATAACCATCACCAACTTCTGCCTCGGGAAGCATCTCGTGAGCGAGGGGGACCTGCTGAAGGACCAGAGGGGGAGCCCCGCCTACATCAGTCCCGACGTGCTCAGTG GCCGGCCATACCGGGGCAAGCCGAGCGACATGTGGGCCCTGGGCGTGGTGCTCTTCACCATGCTCTACGGCCAGTTCCCCTTCTATGACAGCATCCCGCAGGAGCTCTTCCGCAAGATCAAGGCCGCCGAGTACACCATCCCTGA GGATGGGCGGGTTTCTGAGAACACAGTATGTCTCATCCGGAAACTGCTGGTCCTCGACCCCCAGCAGCGCCTCGCCGCCACCGACGTGCTGGAGGCCCTCAGTGCCATCATCGCATCATG GCAGTCCCTGTCGTCTCTGAGCGGGCCTTTGCAAGTGGTTCCTGACATCGACGACCAAATGAGCCATGCGGACAGCTCCCAGGAG GCCAAGGTGACAGAGGAGTGCTCCCAGTACGAGTTTGAGAACTACATGCggcagcagctgctgctggcCGAGGAGAAGAGCTCCATCCACGAGGCCCGGAGCTGGGTGCCCAAGCGGCAGTTCGGCAGCGTGCCCCCCGTGCGCCGGCTGGGCCATGACGCGCAGCCCATGAACCCCCTGGACGCAGCCATCCTGGCGCAGCGCTACCTGCGGAAATAG
- the STK40 gene encoding serine/threonine-protein kinase 40 isoform X2: protein MKRRASDRGAGETSARAKALGSGISGNNAKRAGPFILGPRLGNSPVPSIVQCLARKDGTDDFYQLKDGVVHHHGLFQDRTCEIVEDTESSRMVKKMKKRICLVLDCLCAHDFSDKTADLINLQHYVIKEKRLSERETVVIFYDVVRVVEALHQKNIVHRDLKLGNMVLNKRTHRITITNFCLGKHLVSEGDLLKDQRGSPAYISPDVLSGRPYRGKPSDMWALGVVLFTMLYGQFPFYDSIPQELFRKIKAAEYTIPEDGRVSENTVCLIRKLLVLDPQQRLAATDVLEALSAIIASWQSLSSLSGPLQVVPDIDDQMSHADSSQEAKVTEECSQYEFENYMRQQLLLAEEKSSIHEARSWVPKRQFGSVPPVRRLGHDAQPMNPLDAAILAQRYLRK, encoded by the exons ATGAAGCGGAGAGCATCAGACAGAGGAGCTGGGGAAACGTCAGCCAGGGCGAAGGCTCTAGGAAGTGGGATTTCCGGAAATAATGCAAAGAGAGCTGGACCGTTCATCCTGG GTCCCCGTCTGGGCAACTCACCGGTGCCAAGCATTGTGCAGTGTTTGGCTAGGAAAGATGGCACGGATGACTTCTATCAGCTGAAG GATGGCGTGGTTCACCACCATGGGCTCTTTCAG GACCGCACCTGTGAGATTGTTGAGGACACAGAATCCAGCCGAATGGTTAAGAAGATGAAGAAGCGCATCTGCCTTGTCCTCGACTGCCTCTGTGCACACGACTTCAGCGACAAGACGGCCGACCTCATCAACCTGCAGCACTACGTCATCAAGGAGAAGAGGCTCAGCGAGCGGGAGACTGTAGTGATCTTCTACGACGTGGTGCGCGTGGTGGAAGCCCTGCACCAG aaaaacattGTGCACAGAGACCTGAAGCTTGGGAACATGGTGCTCAATAAGAG gaCACATCGGATAACCATCACCAACTTCTGCCTCGGGAAGCATCTCGTGAGCGAGGGGGACCTGCTGAAGGACCAGAGGGGGAGCCCCGCCTACATCAGTCCCGACGTGCTCAGTG GCCGGCCATACCGGGGCAAGCCGAGCGACATGTGGGCCCTGGGCGTGGTGCTCTTCACCATGCTCTACGGCCAGTTCCCCTTCTATGACAGCATCCCGCAGGAGCTCTTCCGCAAGATCAAGGCCGCCGAGTACACCATCCCTGA GGATGGGCGGGTTTCTGAGAACACAGTATGTCTCATCCGGAAACTGCTGGTCCTCGACCCCCAGCAGCGCCTCGCCGCCACCGACGTGCTGGAGGCCCTCAGTGCCATCATCGCATCATG GCAGTCCCTGTCGTCTCTGAGCGGGCCTTTGCAAGTGGTTCCTGACATCGACGACCAAATGAGCCATGCGGACAGCTCCCAGGAG GCCAAGGTGACAGAGGAGTGCTCCCAGTACGAGTTTGAGAACTACATGCggcagcagctgctgctggcCGAGGAGAAGAGCTCCATCCACGAGGCCCGGAGCTGGGTGCCCAAGCGGCAGTTCGGCAGCGTGCCCCCCGTGCGCCGGCTGGGCCATGACGCGCAGCCCATGAACCCCCTGGACGCAGCCATCCTGGCGCAGCGCTACCTGCGGAAATAG
- the EVA1B gene encoding protein eva-1 homolog B isoform X2 yields the protein MDAPRRDMELLSNSLAAYAHIRANPESFGLYFVLGVCFGLLLTLCLLVISISCAPRPRPRGPALRPDPRSSTLEPEDDDEDEEDTVTRLGPDDTLPGPELSAEPDGPLSVNVFTSAEELERAQRLEERERILREIWRTGQPDLLGTGTLGPSPTATGTLGRMHYY from the exons ATGGATGCCCCCCGAAGGGACATGGAGCTGCTCAGCAACAGCCTGGCGGCCTACGCACACATCCGCG CTAACCCCGAGAGCTTTGGCCTCTACTTCGTGCTGGGCGTCTGCTTTGGCCTGCTGCTAACCCTGTGCCTACTAGTCATCAGCATCTCCTGCGCGCCCCGCCCGCGGCCCCGGGGCCCCGCTCTGCGCCCGGACCCCCGCAGCAGCACGCTGGAGCCCGAGGACGACGACGAGGACGAGGAGGACACGGTGACGCGGCTGGGCCCCGACGACACACTGCCCGGCCCGGAGCTGTCCGCAGAGCCCGACGGGCCCCTCAGCGTCAACGTCTTCACGTCGGCGGAGGAGCTGGAGCGGGCGCAGCGCCTGGAGGAGCGGGAACGGATCCTGCGGGAGATCTGGCGCACCGGGCAGCCGGACCTGCTAGGCACCGGCACGCTGGGGCCCAGCCCCACGGCCACGGGCACCCTGGGCCGCATGCACTATTACTGA